The DNA window GAGAACGGGGGAGATGGTGAGATAAGGAAAGCTGAGTTCATAGAGAGGCTAGCGAGGGGCATGGGGCTTCATGTGGAGAGAGTCGATGCTGAGGATAGCAGAGTCCCCTCCGGGATCAGGCCGAACATAATAGTGAGGTATGAGGGGAGGAGCGGGAGGAACATATGGATAGTCAGCCACATGGACGTAGTCCCACCTGGGAAGGGCTGGAGCTCCGATCCCTTCAAGCCCATAATCAAGGAAGGGAAGATATATGGGAGGGGGACTGAGGACGATGGGCAGGCCATAATATCCTCTCTTTACGCTGTGAAGGCTCTAGCGGATCTCAAGGTAAGGGCGGATTACGGCCTGAACCTGGCTATAGTATCCGATGAGGAGACTGGGAGTAGGTACGGGATATTGCACTTGATATCCGAGGGGATATTCTCCAAGGAAGATCTAATACTAGTCCCCGACGCCGGCAATAAGGACGGGACTATGATAGAGGTAGCTGAGAAAGGCATACTCTGGATCAGGGTGACTGTGAGGGGAAAGCAGGCTCACGCGAGCACTCCGGAGAAGGGATTGAACGCCCATAGGATAGGGATGAAGCTCGCTCTAGCAATAGATGATGCCCTCCACTCTAAGTTCAATGAAGTAGATGAGCTCTTCGATCCCCCTGTGAGCACATTCGAGCCCACGAAGAGGGAAGGGGGTGTGGAGAACGTGAACACGGTTCCCGGGACCGATATAGTATACTTCGATTGCAGGATCCTCCCTAGATACGATATAGATGAAGTCCTGGAGACTGCTAAGAAAATAGCGAAGGCTTTCGAGGTTTACGGAGCCGATATAACTGTGGAGGAAGTTGAGAGGAGCGAGCCCTCATTCACGGACCCGGAATCGGAGATAGTCAGGAGGATAAAGAGAGCGGTGAAACTATTGAGGGGGAAGGAAGCCAAGCCGATGGGAATAGGAGGAGGTACGTGTGCTGCTTATCTTAGGAGAGCCGGTCTCCAAGCTGTTGTCTGGATGACGACTGAGGAGACAGCTCATCAACCCGATGAGTATTGCGTAATAGATAATATGGTCGAGGACGCTAAGGTGATGGCATCCCTGGTCCTCGATGAGCTATGAAGCTCCTCAATGAGACCTTTCAATGCTCAACTTTTTATTGAGGGATCCCTGAGTAAATGTCAGAGCGTCCCAGGAGTAAGGGCTT is part of the Candidatus Korarchaeum sp. genome and encodes:
- a CDS encoding M20 family metallo-hydrolase: ENGGDGEIRKAEFIERLARGMGLHVERVDAEDSRVPSGIRPNIIVRYEGRSGRNIWIVSHMDVVPPGKGWSSDPFKPIIKEGKIYGRGTEDDGQAIISSLYAVKALADLKVRADYGLNLAIVSDEETGSRYGILHLISEGIFSKEDLILVPDAGNKDGTMIEVAEKGILWIRVTVRGKQAHASTPEKGLNAHRIGMKLALAIDDALHSKFNEVDELFDPPVSTFEPTKREGGVENVNTVPGTDIVYFDCRILPRYDIDEVLETAKKIAKAFEVYGADITVEEVERSEPSFTDPESEIVRRIKRAVKLLRGKEAKPMGIGGGTCAAYLRRAGLQAVVWMTTEETAHQPDEYCVIDNMVEDAKVMASLVLDEL